The following are encoded together in the Glycine soja cultivar W05 chromosome 5, ASM419377v2, whole genome shotgun sequence genome:
- the LOC114413320 gene encoding uncharacterized protein LOC114413320 isoform X3, whose protein sequence is MAIATLKFACKPNLLLRPAPFQCLRKVVPKSLPRVEVEERRGSHREQDKGTSEELISENNNSKVRAWKKLNSKEIGLRNSMIAIPTKKVLNVLKKKGHDVYLVGGCVRDLILKQTPKDFDIITSADLKEVRKTFSLCEIVGKRFPICHVHMDGTIVEVSSFNTARCKSSMHFIYDDIEAPHDCDKEDYLRWRNCLRRDFTINGLMFDPYARIVYDYMGGMEDIVKAKVRTVVPAATSFREDCARILRAIRIAARLGFSISRETAQSVKNLSYSVLRLDRSRLLMEINYMLAYGSGEASLRLLWRFGLLDILLPFQAAYFVRGGFRRRDKRTNLLLSFFSNVDKLLAPNRPCHSSLCSSYVTILLPLLC, encoded by the exons ATGGCCATCGCTACCTTAAAATTTGCTTGCAAACCCAATCTCCTTCTTCGCCCCGCTCCCTTCCAATGCCTCCGCAAG GTTGTGCCTAAATCTCTCCCTAGGGTTGAGGTAGAGGAACGTAGGGGCTCTCATCGTGAACAAGACAAGGGGACTAGCGAAGAACTCATATcag aaaataataatagcaaGGTCCGGGCGTGGAAGAAACTGAATTCCAAAGAGATTGGACTTCGAAATTCCATGATAGCAATTCCAACCAAAAAGGTTCTGAACGTGCTAAAGAAAAAGG GGCATGATGTATACCTTGTAGGAGGTTGTGTTCGGGATCTTATACTAAAGCAAACACCAAAAGACTTTGATATTATAACTTCTGCAGATCTTAAAGAG GTGAGGAAAACATTTTCATTGTGTGAGATAGTTGGTAAAAGGTTCCCAATATGTCATGTTCATATGGATGGTACCATTGTTGAG GTTTCAAGTTTTAATACTGCTAGATGCAAGTCAAGTATGCACTtcatttatgatgatattgaggcACCTCATGACTGTGATAAAGAGGACTATCTTCGTTGGAGGAATTGTTTGAGACGAGACTTTACAATTAATGG GTTGATGTTTGATCCATATGCAAGAATTGTGTATGATTACATGGGAGGAATGGAAGATATCGTAAAAGCTAAA GTGCGAACGGTGGTTCCTGCGGCCACTTCTTTTCGTGAGGATTGTG ctCGGATTCTACGTGCAATTAGAATTGCTGCTCGCTTGGGGTTTAGTATTTCAAGGGAAACAGCTCAATCTGTTAAAAATCTTTCATATTCAGTGTTAAGACTAGATAGG AGTAGGCTTCTGatggaaataaattatatgcTAGCTTATGGATCTGGTGAAGCTTCTCTGAGGCTACTATGGAGATTTGGACTTCTAGATATACTTCTCCCATTTCAG GCTGCTTATTTTGTTCGTGGTGGATTTCGAAGACGGGACAAAAGAACCAATTTGCTTTTG TCTTTCTTCTCCAATGTGGATAAACTTTTGGCACCGAATCGTCCATGTCATAGCAGCTTATG TTCAAGTTATGTAACTATCCTGTTGCCATTGCTGTGTTAA
- the LOC114413320 gene encoding uncharacterized protein LOC114413320 isoform X1, which produces MAIATLKFACKPNLLLRPAPFQCLRKVVPKSLPRVEVEERRGSHREQDKGTSEELISENNNSKVRAWKKLNSKEIGLRNSMIAIPTKKVLNVLKKKGHDVYLVGGCVRDLILKQTPKDFDIITSADLKEVRKTFSLCEIVGKRFPICHVHMDGTIVEVSSFNTARCKSSMHFIYDDIEAPHDCDKEDYLRWRNCLRRDFTINGLMFDPYARIVYDYMGGMEDIVKAKVRTVVPAATSFREDCARILRAIRIAARLGFSISRETAQSVKNLSYSVLRLDRSRLLMEINYMLAYGSGEASLRLLWRFGLLDILLPFQAAYFVRGGFRRRDKRTNLLLSFFSNVDKLLAPNRPCHSSLWVVILALHKALSDKPRDSSVVAAFSLALHNGGNLSEAISIARRINKTHDARFPELLDPSGLDEEDLEAEILDLAESVKGSLLQMKDRHFVSGAMADYPQAPHSDLVLIPIPMYLRALNFFDCVRVSASKNFLSKQGRQIDYESLARGDLLEVRHVFARIVFDTVYPLHPGKDQLKKSTGFSRG; this is translated from the exons ATGGCCATCGCTACCTTAAAATTTGCTTGCAAACCCAATCTCCTTCTTCGCCCCGCTCCCTTCCAATGCCTCCGCAAG GTTGTGCCTAAATCTCTCCCTAGGGTTGAGGTAGAGGAACGTAGGGGCTCTCATCGTGAACAAGACAAGGGGACTAGCGAAGAACTCATATcag aaaataataatagcaaGGTCCGGGCGTGGAAGAAACTGAATTCCAAAGAGATTGGACTTCGAAATTCCATGATAGCAATTCCAACCAAAAAGGTTCTGAACGTGCTAAAGAAAAAGG GGCATGATGTATACCTTGTAGGAGGTTGTGTTCGGGATCTTATACTAAAGCAAACACCAAAAGACTTTGATATTATAACTTCTGCAGATCTTAAAGAG GTGAGGAAAACATTTTCATTGTGTGAGATAGTTGGTAAAAGGTTCCCAATATGTCATGTTCATATGGATGGTACCATTGTTGAG GTTTCAAGTTTTAATACTGCTAGATGCAAGTCAAGTATGCACTtcatttatgatgatattgaggcACCTCATGACTGTGATAAAGAGGACTATCTTCGTTGGAGGAATTGTTTGAGACGAGACTTTACAATTAATGG GTTGATGTTTGATCCATATGCAAGAATTGTGTATGATTACATGGGAGGAATGGAAGATATCGTAAAAGCTAAA GTGCGAACGGTGGTTCCTGCGGCCACTTCTTTTCGTGAGGATTGTG ctCGGATTCTACGTGCAATTAGAATTGCTGCTCGCTTGGGGTTTAGTATTTCAAGGGAAACAGCTCAATCTGTTAAAAATCTTTCATATTCAGTGTTAAGACTAGATAGG AGTAGGCTTCTGatggaaataaattatatgcTAGCTTATGGATCTGGTGAAGCTTCTCTGAGGCTACTATGGAGATTTGGACTTCTAGATATACTTCTCCCATTTCAG GCTGCTTATTTTGTTCGTGGTGGATTTCGAAGACGGGACAAAAGAACCAATTTGCTTTTG TCTTTCTTCTCCAATGTGGATAAACTTTTGGCACCGAATCGTCCATGTCATAGCAGCTTATG GGTTGTTATCCTTGCATTACATAAAGCATTGAGCGATAAACCTAGGGATTCCTCGGTGGTTGCTGCATTTAGCCTTGCACTCCATAATGGTGGAAATTTGTCAGAAGCAATAAGCATAGCTAGGAGGATCAACAAAACACATGATGCCAGATTTCCTGAATTATTAGATCCTTCAGGTCTGGATGAAGAGGATTTGGAAGCTGAGATTCTGGATCTTGCAGAGTCTGTTAAAGGGTCATTATTGCAGATGAAAGATAGGCATTTCGTATCTGGGGCTATGGCTGACTATCCTCAAGCTCCTCATTCAGATCTT GTGCTCATCCCAATACCAATGTACCTAAGAGCTCTCAACTTTTTTGACTGTGTGAGAGTAAGTGCTAGTAAGAATTTTTTGTCAAAGCAAGGTAGACAAATTGATTATGAGTCCTTAGCTCGTGGAGACTTGCTAGAAGTACGGCACGTGTTTGCAAGGATTGTATTTGATACCGTATATCCACTACACCCAGGCAAAGATCAGTTAAAAAAGAGCACTGGATTTTCAAGAGGCTAG
- the LOC114413321 gene encoding transcription factor bHLH137-like, which yields MAAFSSQYYHSFVVDSACFSITPPIINTSSNFLPSPHYLHNNNIQETSYSVTDNKETSCFEQSSKVTISDIELSVVKNHSPETSMVVDKLEKGEQVTQKVVTRMEKKRRARNGSSSSDPLSKESTEGGKKKQKKPKEVTKDKKIGAEDPPTGYIHVRARRGQATDSHSLAERVRREKISKRMTTLQRLVPGCDKVTGKALVLDEIINYVQSLQNQVEFLSMKLASVNPMFFDSAMDLDTLMVRPDQKLSNIASPSPLPCVAQFRPHQAIAFADTITTPTTTTNSFPTANNDGYLLDYSSSLFLQGHRPNIFEDNGGQFWDVEDQRQKFLHPYRFGNNSGSFN from the exons ATGGCAGCTTTTTCATCCCAATACTACCATTCCTTTGTGGTTGACTCCGCATGCTTCTCAATTACTCCTCCCATTATAAACACTTCTAGtaactttcttccttctcctcaTTATcttcacaataataatattcagGAAACGTCTTATAGTGTCACTGATAATAAGGAAACAAGCTGTTTTGAACAAAGCTCCAAGGTTACCATCAGTGACATTGAACTTTCTGTGGTAAAAAACCATAGTCCTGAGACTTCCATGGTAGTGGACAAGCTTGAAAAAGGTGAACAGGTCACTCAGAAGGTGGTGACCCGcatggagaagaagagaagagcaAGAAATGGATCTTCCTCGAGTGACCCTTTATCAAAG GAGTCAACAGAAGggggaaagaagaaacaaaagaagccAAAAGAAGTGACGAAGGACAAGAAAATAGGTGCTGAAGATCCTCCAACTGGGTATATCCACGTTAGAGCAAGAAGGGGTCAAGCAACCGATAGCCACAGCCTTGCTGAAAGG gtgagaagagagaaaataagtaaAAGGATGACGACGTTGCAGCGACTTGTGCCAGGCTGTGATAAG gtaACCGGAAAGGCCCTTGTGTTGGACgaaataatcaattatgttCAGTCCTTACAGAATCAAGTGGAG TTCTTGTCAATGAAACTTGCATCCGTGAATCCCATGTTCTTTGACTCGGCCATGGACTTAGACACCCTCATGGTTAGACCCGATCAG AAATTGAGTAATATAGCATCACCATCACCACTACCATGTGTAGCACAATTCAGACCCCACCAGGCCATTGCTTTTGCTGACACAATTACCACCCCGACCACCACTACCAATAGCTTCCCCACAGCTAATAATGATGGCTATCTTTTGGATTATTCATCCTCACTTTTTCTTCAAGGCCATAGACCAAATATCTTTGAG GATAACGGTGGTCAGTTTTGGGACGTAGAAGACCAAcgacaaaagtttcttcatccATATAGATTCGGCAATAATTCGGGTTCTTTCAATTGA
- the LOC114413320 gene encoding uncharacterized protein LOC114413320 isoform X2: MAIATLKFACKPNLLLRPAPFQCLRKVVPKSLPRVEVEERRGSHREQDKGTSEELISENNNSKVRAWKKLNSKEIGLRNSMIAIPTKKVLNVLKKKGHDVYLVGGCVRDLILKQTPKDFDIITSADLKEVRKTFSLCEIVGKRFPICHVHMDGTIVEVSSFNTARCKSSMHFIYDDIEAPHDCDKEDYLRWRNCLRRDFTINGLMFDPYARIVYDYMGGMEDIVKAKVRTVVPAATSFREDCARILRAIRIAARLGFSISRETAQSVKNLSYSVLRLDRSRLLMEINYMLAYGSGEASLRLLWRFGLLDILLPFQAAYFVRGGFRRRDKRTNLLLSFFSNVDKLLAPNRPCHSSLCSSSYVTILLPLLC; this comes from the exons ATGGCCATCGCTACCTTAAAATTTGCTTGCAAACCCAATCTCCTTCTTCGCCCCGCTCCCTTCCAATGCCTCCGCAAG GTTGTGCCTAAATCTCTCCCTAGGGTTGAGGTAGAGGAACGTAGGGGCTCTCATCGTGAACAAGACAAGGGGACTAGCGAAGAACTCATATcag aaaataataatagcaaGGTCCGGGCGTGGAAGAAACTGAATTCCAAAGAGATTGGACTTCGAAATTCCATGATAGCAATTCCAACCAAAAAGGTTCTGAACGTGCTAAAGAAAAAGG GGCATGATGTATACCTTGTAGGAGGTTGTGTTCGGGATCTTATACTAAAGCAAACACCAAAAGACTTTGATATTATAACTTCTGCAGATCTTAAAGAG GTGAGGAAAACATTTTCATTGTGTGAGATAGTTGGTAAAAGGTTCCCAATATGTCATGTTCATATGGATGGTACCATTGTTGAG GTTTCAAGTTTTAATACTGCTAGATGCAAGTCAAGTATGCACTtcatttatgatgatattgaggcACCTCATGACTGTGATAAAGAGGACTATCTTCGTTGGAGGAATTGTTTGAGACGAGACTTTACAATTAATGG GTTGATGTTTGATCCATATGCAAGAATTGTGTATGATTACATGGGAGGAATGGAAGATATCGTAAAAGCTAAA GTGCGAACGGTGGTTCCTGCGGCCACTTCTTTTCGTGAGGATTGTG ctCGGATTCTACGTGCAATTAGAATTGCTGCTCGCTTGGGGTTTAGTATTTCAAGGGAAACAGCTCAATCTGTTAAAAATCTTTCATATTCAGTGTTAAGACTAGATAGG AGTAGGCTTCTGatggaaataaattatatgcTAGCTTATGGATCTGGTGAAGCTTCTCTGAGGCTACTATGGAGATTTGGACTTCTAGATATACTTCTCCCATTTCAG GCTGCTTATTTTGTTCGTGGTGGATTTCGAAGACGGGACAAAAGAACCAATTTGCTTTTG TCTTTCTTCTCCAATGTGGATAAACTTTTGGCACCGAATCGTCCATGTCATAGCAGCTTATG CAGTTCAAGTTATGTAACTATCCTGTTGCCATTGCTGTGTTAA